The sequence below is a genomic window from Cicer arietinum cultivar CDC Frontier isolate Library 1 chromosome 6, Cicar.CDCFrontier_v2.0, whole genome shotgun sequence.
TCTCTATGGTCTTCTTCAAAAATGTGAGCATACGGCTCTTCCACCAGAAAATGATTTTTCTGACCTCACCACTTGGCCTAATACAGTCCTTGATAGTTATGAATCATATCTTGATGACATTAGAAATGTTGAACAGTGCTACAAAAGATGATACCAAGTGTTCCTCTTGAACATCTTCACCTACTTCCTTTAAAGCCTGAATGAGAGGAGTCCTCACCAGCAGAACAATGACCTTATGTGTTCAGAGTATCCGGGTTCACTATTAACACGATAGCTTTGTCCCGTCCCTTCAACTATAAGGATTTAATCTAGTAATTCAAACCAAATTACAACCACTTAACTTCACAAGTTAAGTCTTCTCATCATCCAACTTGAAAaccacaaaaaaataattatttttaatatttttaatacaccataaaaataattaatttaaatatttttaatacaccataaataataattaattttaatattttcaataacccataaataataattaatttaacttacTTGACCAAACCATTAGTCATTTATCTCAGTTTTAGCAACAATTAGttcaattgaaaatttatgatcGTTTGAAACTTTACTATATGTTGcaacaatatatttttcatattaaattggtcaaaaatcatttattaaatcttataaatagtatatatttctttattttctttacaACAATTTAAACCCACATATAGCCTTAAAAGAAGGTAATaaagttttattaatataattaatatttttaactttcttCACATGCAAAGTAACTTAGATAGTCAACTTGTTGCTATGTTTCAATTATACCTTAACATTTCATGACAGtcatttcataaaattttcaaaattttaaagtatgacatgtgtaatttaatatatcttaaaggTTGGTCGTGCAAACGAATGTAACTTAAAAGATcgaattagaaaaaaaaaaattaaagtatctaaacaaaaattaaactaaacttAAATGACTAGAGATATATTTTTGCCTATTAACTATTGTACATCTTATTGTAACAAACAACACATACTATACTGGAAAGTTGAATTAATTCTATCAATTAAAAGTACCCTTGAAAAATTTCACCAAAAACGAGGTACattgaaaaacataaaagaagtttttaacaaatttaattctATATTACCATCTTTTTAATTCTCGTAATTTCATGATGGAGTCAATATCCATAAGATCTAGTTCAACAGACAAAATGTCGATATCGTTAGGTTGTATACCACGTCCCGAGGTCAAACTCAAAACTTAGCAGTTGTATGCAAGTTCTTTATCATTTCCGTACCCAAAAAATGATGACATAGTTAATTGAACTTTATGCGCGTTCGATCAATTGACAAGATTAAGACCATAAAGATTCattgttgtttttgagtttcgaaaactgtttcaaaataaacaaagatattattgggttgagtcGCAGATTAGGACGCTCTCTTTATAATGTTTCGTGGCACTGTCCAAATTGTGCAaaacagactatcaaccacgaagtttCTAAGATAAAATAGCTCAGACAAACTGTAATAGAATTCTAATGCACAGTAGAAaatcgttctagaattacaccctcaatatagTGGTTAATAACTGCCACTTGTAATATGGTACTAATGACcactcaaaagaaagaaaagaagataaagcAGAAAGGGAGAAGTAGAGAAAAATCTCGGATTTTCGGGGAacttttggtgtgcttttccaaCTGAGTAGAGTCCTCGACTTATAGAGGAACTCTACAACTGAAGGAGAGAAAATCCGTGATCCATCAAACCAGATCCACAAAATAGTTACACCAAAATTTTCTAGGTTTTGACCAGAGCAAAAAACAAATGCGCGagtccaaaagaaaaaaaaaaagctaggTTTTGACTAGGGCAAACTAAAGCGTGAATTTAGAGAATTAATTGAACAGATCATATGTTGAATGCTGACTCGGTGGAGGATAGACACATGTACAACGTATAAATGAGAGAAAAACGCatacatttattaaaaatatatttttaaattttttggatcataaaaattaatacacCACTTAGCCCAAGCTCAGACCCGGCCCAAACTGAACCGAGCCGAGCCGGACAGACGAACGATGGTGGCGGCGCACGCACATGTGTGTGTGGTGGTCTATTTGCGTGTGTTCTCACctcttcacaaaattggggtaccccTTAGGACACACCCTAATTGTCATACCTCCATTTTATAAACACTACTAGTACATGTCATCCCTCCTATTTTTTTCAACTTACACCAACTAGCTCTTATTACTATCAACATTGCTTCCAACAATCtcttattattatcatcatcatttccaacaatcccccattgaatttaaaaaaaaaaaaaaagtttttgaagttgcgtcaaacgcttctataagatcgtGCATAAACAGATGTGTCTCCTAACTTGAACCTTTGATAGCTAGTAAGATTCAGATTAACAAGAGCAACTCATAGTCTTAAAATCTATCTATGACATCAAACCGACACAAAACCTTTTCATAGAGTGTATTCTCACAAGCTCGTACATTAATAGTCTTGCACGTTTATCCCAGTATAAgtaacgctctaggaattcaacctcgaaattccataaaaagcggccccacttccacattcacataggtgagtctatcaagagtactcttgtagctaggtactccactTCACATaaagtatagatctcattaagaatTTATATTAActcatcatttaaaaatattgtatacaATATTAAGTAGATGGtacaattgattaaaaaaaaatattaaagttgcATTGCAAACCAAAAGTAAGAATTATTTTAAGACAACTTTTTCTTGCAAATTCGACAacctttttaatatattttttacaatttctGTTACTTAATTAGCGATTAATaatcttattaattattttagtgtattttttaataaaaattaattactaattactTATAATAGaaagggaagaaaaaaaactaatgaaGAAGTCCCATCCTTTCAAAGGACcctttcttgacaaataaaaaagaaaatttcaacAGTGGccctataaaaaaaatctattcaaaATCGCTGATTGGAGAAATGATTTGTGAATGCATGAAAAGTTAAgatattttttgtatataatttgaaaagtggagtattttagaaaattttaaaaaaaatatatatatatatttaaaaaaaaaaagagttaaagatgtactatttaaaataaatatgatttggaCACAATTACTGTTATACCCTGGACCAGTGACATTTTATCCTTTACCATCCTTAATTAAACACTATTGacaaaaacttaaattaattattttaagttaccataatcaaattttataggCCACCCTTTTTTAACACAACATACTTGAATAAAGTGGAGAAAAATGCTAGGATAACATACAATATAATGTATAATATGTAAAGTCAAAGCTCAATTTGAAAATGGTTTCTCACTAGAAACACTTAGTTTCACTTAATGGGAAAATACAGTACCACATTCAGAATTCTAGGACCATTTCAAACATTCTCAATCCCATTCTTTGCAAGAACAAAATAATTTCTGTTTAAAAGATTCAGTCTTTCCTTAAGTCCATGTATTCACGGCGAATGCCACTAGCATTTAGGATGACAATTTCAAGGTTATCACCCTACAAGAACATAAATCCACAGTAAGTCAAAAGTTTATCATGATATCAAATGACAATAAGATACGTAAAATACATTCGAGTAAAACAACATTTCAGTCCATAAAACTGTAAGCATCGATCAATTTAGTCTCTCAAATTTAAGAAATAACAATTTAATCCTTTAAATTGAACAATTTCAATCAATATATTCCTGTTTTCAAATTTATCAGCACAATTTAAAGGTTTTATGTCTGTCTTGGTGCAGCAAGAGACCACTCAAGTCAATACGTAGGTCTTTCAGTGATTTTGATAGATGTTTActaaagaaatattttgttgGGACGCCATTGATTGATGTTCCTTAATTTAAGCCATTAATTTAGTGATTTCGATAGATGTTTACTAAAGAACTATTTTGTCAGGACGCCTTTGATTGATGTTCCTTAATTTAAGCCATTAATTTTCTATTACGTCAATTTGAGGGACCAAATTGCTAGGCTCTTACAATTTTCGATAAACAAAATGGTGATTTACTTAAAAAACTTACCGTGTATATATCTCTCTCTGTTGCAGATGCAAAAACAGTTTTGACCAAATCTACTGCTTCTGTTTCAGATAATGGAGTAACAGCATCCTGCAATAAATCCTGTTTTGAGTATGGCAGATATTATAGACATTGTGGCCTATGGTGACTCGCGAAGAATCTACCATGCCATAACACCATGGGGGCAATTTGCCAAAACAGGTattaatcaaacaaaatttGAAGAGTCAAATATTTCAAGCAAAGCACTAATTAAAGAACAGTTTAAACATGTTTTATATCATCGCAAATATACCACTTTTTGGTTTTAACCCATGTATAAGTTTTGGTATTTTATCCTTTGCAAATATACaactttttactttttatttttattattttgttttagtctcTACAAAATTTGTCATATTGGAATTGGTTCctaaaatcaaacaatttttaCATATTACAGAgactaatttcaaaataaacataatttacagagactaaaacaaaacaacacagACCAAAAGCAAAAAATTACGTATGTGCaacaagaaaaacaaaacaaatgtgAAGGAACTAAAACCAAAAAGTAGTATCTTTGCACAGACTAAAAACATTTAAACCTTTAAGAAACTTCACCTTGGCAGGTAAGAGAAGAGGACTAGGGGACTTGAGCTGGTTATCAAGAAAAGGCATAATGAGTGTGGATCCAGAACCCTGAGAGCTATATCCCACCCTCTCATAGGAACCAACAGCATCATATGTGAAGACACATCCCTTTCCTATTTCAGGTTGAAGGAGCAGTGAGCAAATACAAGTTGGGacattgataaaaatagaaagCTAGAAATAGTGCATGCACCTTCACTGTCGAGGCCACCCAAGACATTGAAAGCGTAGTAAGGAAAGAAGCGTTTGTAATAAAGTGTGTTTGAAAGTAACTGAGCCATAGCAGGGCAACTCATTTCCTTGTTGTGTTGATGCTGATATGTCTGCATGAATCAAAAGATGATATGATGTCAGTTCTACCAGAAGCTTCCATTAATTGTGATGGTAAAGTAAAAACAAGGGAGCCACATAATGTACAAAACCATTTATGAATCCAACACCACAGTTTCCCCTGATATATAACCATATAACATGATAAGGTGATATACATTGCTAAAAGACTAGAAACTTCAATCCAGCACATCATCCTAATTGTTGAAAAAAATGTTAGgatctttatatttattgtataagATTATTATATGGGCATGACCTATTGTATCACATCATGTAAATAGGAATAATATCTcctatattaattttgtaattattacCTTGAGCCCGTATAAAATCAACTCCcatgtgtagttgaaacacagtTTCACAATATTATGCCTCTATTCTCTCATTCAACactaataaaaacattttatattcaataattcATGGATCTTAAAAATGCACATTGAACTAATTCAGATAGTCATTATATTGCAAAGTAATTTTTCAAAGAGAAAATAGGTAATGCAGTATAAACAAGTTTTACACTGACGTCCAATAAGATTGAATGTGgtggttatttttaaaaaacggttataaaatatgtttatatgGCAAGATGAAGGGCTGTGATTGGATGAcggtgtaaaactattttacatcGTGAGTGCATAACCATTAAGCTCTTTTTCAAAAAGCAATGAAAACACTGATAGGTACCAAGAAATGAGTAAACACAAAGCACTAAAATATTGCATCAGAAAGGATGTACCAATTGATATGTAGGAAATGAGTAAGATGGAGCACTGAAGATACTATCACTGGATCAAGGTAATAACAGGTCCTGGGTACTGAAACTCACCTGACTGTAAATCCAACCTTCCTCTAAATCCCTCTCCCCCATCATATATATCCCCTTCAGCTGAATTACACACCCTACTGCCAACTCAGCAGTTAGTTACATAGTGGAAACATTTCCATTTTCTCTCTCTGAGCTACAGTTCAATGTATCACACTTCCTCCTTATGTACACCTTAATTATTCTAGAGGTCATATTAGAGACCGAGGAAAGCCTGATATTTATGTCTCTTCTTTCTCCACATGTACACCTTATACTCTAGGTTTATTGTTCTATCGTTCTACATCGACTATGTTACAAAAAGAGAGGTTGAAAACAAATTGAAACTGAGCAAAGGCCTCTTCCTAATCCTAACTTAAACAAAATGGACTTTCAAGGACCAATTATATAGTAATCAACAAAGTGAAGCTTCCAGAAACAAAATATACCAAATTAAAGAAAGGTAGATAGAATATAGTTTCTTGCGTGCTTAACCATCTTGAAAAAGTTTGCAATCTAAATAGTATTTTTCAGTTACAAGTGTTGAGACTCTTGAACTCACCAAATGCTTAGCAGATAAAACCTTCTGCAAAGCTTTTACATCAGCTTGAAAACCAGAAGAAGCCATCACACATTTCTCAGCtctgttataaaaaaaaaaaaacacaacccCCAAAATCTCAGTTGACATCCTTAAATAACATAAGCAAACAATGAAAAGAAGCGTTCGTAGTCTACCGCTACGATGATGGAGCAATCGAAGAGCCGCCAATACAACTCTAAATTTGAAGTGATAATCAAAAGGCCATTGAATTTTggcaaaatttataaatgaaaaataaaataaaaaatcaattgtgTAGGATATGAAGTGTACAGCTGGGAGATCTTGGAGTAATCACGAGTGAGGATGTTGTAACCGGTTGACATCCTCGTATCTGCCGCGATCACACAGTAATCCGCTCCAGCTATTGCAACACATGATCTATAAATAATGTTTCAAttgttagaaaataataataattgcaaaaatatttcatcaaacatatctatatatatatatgtgtgtgtgtgtgtagagaaagagagagagtaCCCTCCATTGTtgtcatatggagaccaattaGCATGTTGTTTGGTCATCGTAAATGGGAATTGAGATCAGCGAGAACAATGAAGAACTAGGTCGTGAACACTGAAAAGTGAAAACGAGCAAGATAAGATGTCTTATTGATAGAATCATTAATGTTCAGAATCCCCCTCGATTGCAACATAACCATTCAACTGTAATCATGAGGATTGAGAAAGATTCCAATGTGAATCATCATTAATCGCAAAAATTGCCACTGATTAATAGATATAAAAAGAGAAAAGGGTGCTGCAATATCATGCTAAAACAACTCGTACAATATATAGTTATGTATgaacccaaaaataaaaatgaatacaGCACAAGTGAACTAGTAGAATTGATTACTACAAATGTATAATTAGAAAATGGAAGCGGTGGGAAAAAGTTGAACACTTGACAGCTAAGTAGTAGCAGAGATTAAGAGTACAACAGAAAGAGGCACTAAAGAATAAGAGTAAAATTCTCCGTTATTTGAAAACGGTTCAAAACAAATTACATTGTTTCAAAGCATAAGAAGGCTGCGTGACAATAAAGCACAGCGCACTAAAGAAAATGTGATCAAAACATATACATCTCCATCTCAAGCAACCTTGACGTTGACAACAAATTATGCACAAAGAATTTCTACACGGTCCAAATGACATTGTAATTAAACTATCCACCACACCAACCAAACTGATGTACATTTTGCAAAACTGATAACAAAACTAAGcctatgataaaattaatttgatgaatTGAGCGAGGTCAGAATATCTGAAGCACAGAGCAATGACCTGCCGATAGACCTTTAGCATAGTGGTGAGTGACCCTCACAAGGTACTTCTCCTATGTTTATTAGTTCAAATGTTATCACCTATATTATATATCGCATAACATTTTAGACTAAACTGTAACCCGGAAGTTTAAAGGCATTTCTTTTATCTATCATTTCCCTTAACCTCTCAACATCCTTGAATCTCCCAACACTAGCAAATATATTGGACATAAGGACATAATCACCACCATGTCCCCTCTCCATCTCCAGTATCTTCTCGGTCACCCTTTGACCAATTTCAACATTGTTATGAACACTACAAGCACCAAGAAGCGTCCTCCAAATAACATCATTTGCAACCTCATGGGGAACCTGCAAAGCAACCTTCTCAGCTTCTTCTAACCTCCCTGCTCTCCCAAGCATATCTATCACACAACCATAGTGCTTGATATCCGGCACAAGTCCATAATCATTCACCATCTTACCAAAAAACTCGAGCCCCTCCTCAACCAATCCACCATGACTACAAGCACTCAAAACACTGAGAAACGCTACGTGGTTTGGCCGCACGCCAGCCTTCTCCATTCTTTCGAAATTCTCCACAGCCTCCCTCACCATCCCAAATAGAGCAAAACCAGATATAACTGAATTCCACGACACCAAATTCTTCCTCCAATCAGGCATCTCCCAAAAGAATCTACTTGCACTCTTTATACATCCACACTTAGCATACAAATCAATCAACGCATTCACAATCCGTATATCAACCGCATTGAACCCTCTCTTCTCTACATAGCCATGAACAGACTGACACATCTTGATATACCCAAGATTGGCAATAGCAGGAAAAATGGCCAAAAGGGTAACATCGTTGGGCTCTATACCATCAACCTCAACCATTTTTCTAAACAAAGCCAAAGCTTTCAAAGGCTGATTCATTCGGGTATATCCATCAATAACAAGAGTCCACGACACCACACTCCGAACCAACATCCGATCAAACACTGAGCGAGCAATTTCAAGCTGACCCCATTTAATCAAACCATTGATAAAAACATTCCAAGAGACAGTATTTCTTTGTGGCATTTCACCAAACACCTGGGCTGCTGAAACCAAAAGTCCCCAAGTTGAGTACATTCGACAAGAGAGAGAGTAAGAACGAATGAGGTTATTGAAGAGTAGTAAAGAAGTGGGGTTATTGTGAAGAGGGTAATGGTGGAAGAGTGAAGAAGTGATGATTTGAGAGTGAAGTTGTTGAAGAGATTTGTAGTTAAAAGAGTTATTAAGgagaagagagagaaagtgTTGTGGATGCTTGGGTTTTGGATTTTGAATATAATGCTCGAAGGTGGTTATGGCTTCTGCAACACAAGGTGAAACAAGAGAGAGAGTAAGAACGAATAAGGTTATTGAAGAGTAGTAAAGAAGTGGGGTTATTGTGAAGAGGGTAATGGTGGAAGAGTGAAGAAGTGATGATTTGAGAGTGAAGTTGTTGAAGAGATTTGTAGTTAAAAGAGTTATTAAGgagaagagagagaaagtgTTGTGGATGCTTGGGTTTTGGATTTTGAATATAATGCTCGAAGGTGGTTATGGCTTCTGCAACACAAGGTGAAACACTCTTCCTCAATTTCAACACTGACATgcttaataataacaaaaaaatattatatatgctttttgtttgtgtcataaAATTGAGTTGAAAACAAGATTCGAACCAATGCAAGAACAGAGAAATAATTAGGATTTTAGAGTAAGAGAAATTTAGAATTTGAGGAGAAAGACTCACAGAGGAAACGATGGTGAGTGTGATGTGAAGACGGTTGCCGGCGCGGTGGCGAGAATGTAAAAAGTGTATATATTAGCTTGAAACGAAAACTCAGccttttattattttaccaaaaataaatttttctgtCTTTGGAAACACGAAAAGAAAGCTGCTTAATGCGATTTTTCTGGCATGTGAAGTAATACAGTAATGGTACACAAATTAAAATGGGATATAAATCTAATACGGTAATACTgtataaaatattgtatttgtttTCCTGAAATAtcttgtatttgtatttattttatattaaattttgtatttcaataattttacttaaaattatatatatagtatggGTATTAATATAGAACTAGTACGTAGTTCTAATCAAGCATAgtataaattatt
It includes:
- the LOC101506992 gene encoding proteasome subunit beta type-1-like, producing MTKQHANWSPYDNNGGSCVAIAGADYCVIAADTRMSTGYNILTRDYSKISQLAEKCVMASSGFQADVKALQKVLSAKHLTYQHQHNKEMSCPAMAQLLSNTLYYKRFFPYYAFNVLGGLDSEGKGCVFTYDAVGSYERVGYSSQGSGSTLIMPFLDNQLKSPSPLLLPAKDAVTPLSETEAVDLVKTVFASATERDIYTGDNLEIVILNASGIRREYMDLRKD
- the LOC101506658 gene encoding pentatricopeptide repeat-containing protein At1g09220, mitochondrial encodes the protein MYSTWGLLVSAAQVFGEMPQRNTVSWNVFINGLIKWGQLEIARSVFDRMLVRSVVSWTLVIDGYTRMNQPLKALALFRKMVEVDGIEPNDVTLLAIFPAIANLGYIKMCQSVHGYVEKRGFNAVDIRIVNALIDLYAKCGCIKSASRFFWEMPDWRKNLVSWNSVISGFALFGMVREAVENFERMEKAGVRPNHVAFLSVLSACSHGGLVEEGLEFFGKMVNDYGLVPDIKHYGCVIDMLGRAGRLEEAEKVALQVPHEVANDVIWRTLLGACSVHNNVEIGQRVTEKILEMERGHGGDYVLMSNIFASVGRFKDVESVHDLVLHCSR